In Gossypium arboreum isolate Shixiya-1 chromosome 3, ASM2569848v2, whole genome shotgun sequence, the sequence AAGCACCTTTTTCTGGAGGATCGGCTTATCATTACAATTATGGCAGTCGTCTTTCTGGTGGTAGTCCCTTTCGGCCGCTCCATATGCCTTCTGGACCACCCCCTTATTCTAGTGGGCCTATGATAGGGAATGGTATTGGTAATCTGCCTTCCCGTTTATAATTGCTATTACTTTTCATATTTATTCACTCTTGCAAGTTAAATTGTTGACCAAGAAAACCCGTTGATCATAGTTATTTCTTGTCTGCAACCCAACCACCCATTTACGTATATGATTGGCCTTAAGCATGATATTAATATCATATTAGTAAGTTATgggcttttttttcttttttacctaGGTGGGATGTATGGTGTGCCCCCTTTGATGGACCGGTATGGCTTGGGGTTGCCCATGGCCCCTCCTCCAATGGTATGTTGAGATGTTTAATGCTAATTTGAGATCATTCTTTGTTAGGTTTGTGAAACTAAGATTGCAAGCTTAATATTTTGTATCATTTCTCCATCATGTAGTTGCACATTTTCTAGGTTTGGGTTTGTGTACTGGATTTATTCAATGCTTGGCAGTTATCAATTTGTATTAAGCTTGCATCCCTCATTCAGCAAAGGCACGGATTTCTCCCTTATAGGAATACTGTGGATTGGTTCTTAAATTTGACTATTCTCTTTTGACCATCTAATATTTTATAAGTTGTAGTGGAACTAGAGTGTCTTATGCATGAGTCACAGTTTATGATACAATTACATTTTCAAACTACAGGGACCAAGGCCAGGATTTTTTCCGGATGATAAATTACAGAAAAAAGGTGCAGGCATGACATATCTCTACTGTTGTTTTTCAAAGAAGCCATTATCTTGTGCATTACAGAAAATTTTTTACAATAAGTTAATTATTTTCTCTTCGAATCTTTGTCAGATACTACTCGTGATGATGATTGGACATGCCCAAAATGTGGGAATATTAACTTCTCTTTCAGAACTGTCTGTAACATGCGGAAATGCAATACGCCTAAGCCCGGATCTCAGGTTCTTGTGAACTTACATATTTAATAATGATGCAATGTAGCTGTTCTTTTGTCACATAATTTGCCTTTGGTACTTCGAAAACTGTAGAGTATATGAAATATTGCATTCCTTTTCTTTTGTTATGAACTATTTCTTGACTtataacaattttttcttgtaaaTGCAGACTCCAAAATCTGATAAAAGTTCAAGTAAGTGCTTTTAAATTTGCAAACATCATAATGTCATGTCTGAAATTTGATGGATATGTATTTCATGCTTTTCAGAACAAAAGATGCCAGAAGGAAGTTGGAAGTGTGAGAAATGTAGCAATATTAACTATCCTTTTAGGACGAAGTGCAACAGACAAAATTGTGGGGCTGAGAAACCAGCTGAATCAAAGAAGTCACCCTCACCAACAGCGAATGAAAATGATCAGGTTTGTGATCTGATGCAGTTTCTTTTTCATGTAGTTTGTTACCTGAAGTTATTGTTTTTGCTGCCCACATTTGTACACATTACAAATTCAGTTAGCGTTCTATACTTCAAACTATTCCTAGTTAAAGATTTATATGGGTTATCTGATTGTGTTTTAAAATGTCATTATTACTATATTTTCCTACATTTCTATGGTGAAGACACTGTTGAATTTTACGGTTTTACTGAAGTTTTTATTTGTCTTTCTTTCCATTGATTTGCAATTGTCTACTGTTCCAGTGAGTACTAGGACATGTTTGAGGGTTGAGAAGGTCCAGAGTTATCATCCAGCATTGCTCAATCTGGGTGTCTGAAAGTCAGTCTTGTCGTCCTCATTTTGCAGCGGTTGTCAAGTTACTCTTCCTTCTCATTGATCAGTGTCCAGTTTTTGTATTAATGCTATGGTACTTCTGGTCTTTATGGATCGTTGGTGCATTATGTGTCAACCATCTTAATCCAGAAAATATTTACAGGTTGGTTCTGGTTTCGGTGAGGTTGATTTTGTAATTTGGAATCAACTTAGCTATTCTAGTGAGCATGTTACTGTGAACTTAGATATATTGCTAGTGGGTAAAGACACTGCAAGTTTCACATTTCTGGTTTTCATTCAGTTTCCTTTTTTGTCTGTGTTGGGGTTGTCATTTTGTCTAGCCAAAGATTCTATTAGAAGCATAAGAAGTTCACAGCTTCTAATATTTAATTAGATCTATTGTCAGGTATTACTGGGGGTAGGAAATTTATAACTGTTTTCGTACTCGACTATAGGAGTTAGCGGCCAATTTTTGTATCATGTGTTTTGCTTATGGCATGGTTTAAACACAGGTCCGGTGTTgtgatttttaaagttttttttcctGGATCTTTCAGAAACATCATACCGTTGCACCATAATATGTTAAACTTAGACCCCTGTTTCGCACATTATAATTGTATTATCGGTGTTAAGATACAATGGTCGACTGAGCTGTGTGCAGTATGCTTTGGAGGGTGGTTGTATTTGATTTGAGAAGTCAGTGGCGTCTTGTCAGTGTTGGATGTTGCATCAATTCCGGTCTTTATTTTATCAAGGTTTCTAGAAGCCATGTATGTAATTTTGGTCATTCGGGATTGAAGTTGTTGTCAGTAAAGTCTAGTGAGATGATGTGAACTGGACTCCTGTGTCTGTCTAGAACTTAGGGAGGTTTTCAAAGAAAGATAAGACTGGATAGTGAGCACAACATCAAGTTACAGTGGCGCGAGGAAATGAGAGTATCTGATCGTGACATTGATATGGTTTTGATCGAGGACCACCCTTTTGATAGTTTTTAGCAAGTTATATTTAAGTCTCATGGTCCTAGAAAGAAGCCATAAATCCCGATAGAAGAATTATGAATCCTACAGAAAAGCACCTTGTTCAATAATATCTTTCCTGGTGTAAGTTATGACACTAAGCTCTTGTAAAGTAAAATGATAACTTAGAAATATGATTCTTTCCACGCTTGAACTGCAACTGGTAAGAAGAGGGCAAGAGGCATAATGGGTTCGGAATCTTGCAAGATgcttatttgtaaaaaaaaaaaaactgtctCTTCAACGGCTGTACGTATTCCAGTATCTCTAAcggctgtttttttttttttattatttgctCAAAGTTTATTAACTACAATTCATACAAGCCGTTAAATCAGAACGTATTTCAATTAATTTCGTATTTTAGTTGATAAACTGTCTGAGCTTAAAAGATTTAACGTTTTGATCTGAGCaagaaaaattaagaaaataaaattttgatttaaatcgCTGAAATTAAAATTTACCACTATAATACACTGATTGATATTTGTCTGTCTTATAAATTAAAGataaatttactattatattCAACTCTATTTTAACTTTTGTTGCTTCACTTTTGTTTGATTGAATTTTTCTATTCaactttaatttaaaataatttgaagaCAAACTTAATAAAgatcattttatgttttattttaattaaattaaatattaagttaattaatacaatattaaaaccaaatgaaaatggttattttataaaagtaaacttgttttttttttatgatatatgtattttaatttttgagcttttacttcattaaataaaaattctaatttaattaatttatttttagtataaGTTAAATCTTTgttaactattaaaataaaatatttgaaagatTTTTTATTAGATTATattttcaaataatcaaaattaataataggtggtaaatttaattaaaatatcaaaattggttgtaaaatttaataaaaaaattttagtagtaaaattaaATCATATAAGAGTTGAATATGAATTTTActtatattttcaaaatataatgaTAAATATCAACGAAAATAAAGTATCTCCTGAATGGTGAATTTGCACTTGAATCCACTAATTTATTATTGTGGCAAATTCAATTTTTGTTCAAATGTCAAAAGAATAGCAAGTACTCTAaagaattttgaaaaaattatttaattttaattacctTTTATTTGGTAAAAAACCTTTTCAgatccttttaatttttaaattgagcAAATTAATCTTTTCAAAAATTCAATGCAATTTAATATATTTCAATTTTGAACATGAACAACTAAGGATAATTAATTACAATATTAATTTTTTGGCAATTGTACCTGATTTttgaatgttataataataagtTTAGCCCTTAAagtttatacaatttagtcttaatttaacaaatttatcttGCAGTATTTGTGTAAATGTTGAGGTTAAATTTGTTGAgtttttttagaattaagactgaaatgacaaaatatataaacattaaagGCTAAATTTGATACTATCCCAATCAAAATTATGTATAATTGACGAAAGACATTAATGTCATGATTAATTATCCTTAGTAGTTCACGTTCGAAATCGACATGGATTaaattgcttcaatttttttAAGAGGATcattttttcaatttcaaaattgagaGGGGTTGGAAAGGTCCTTTTaccatatatttttttaatttgttagaaAGGACTTGGAACTGACATTTAAAGTTCAAAAACTCAATGATTAGAACCCTAACAGTCAAGAGTGTTCACCATATCCCTAAAGTCGTGGGATCAATCCACAAGTTGTGTTTGTGTGGTAGTCTAAATGGGTGTGTGTGTGGGTGTGTGAGTTTgcgattttattatattaaattataaacttAATAAGTGAATCAATCCGATATGACATGATTTAGGTTAATTAGATTATCTGCATATTCAAATCTACTTTGGTTTGATTGTTATAAGAGGTAAAATACAATTTCACCCTTGTATTGACTTATATCTTTATGGTTttcaaaaagattaaattgaaattctaaaaaaaaaagattaaattgaaattctaACATTTTGGGGGACTATAATTTTATTACATACTAACttgtgattttataaattttacgACCTAAAAAAGCAATTTCCCATTTTAGGGGGCCAATGCTCTCTCTAGCCCTCTTCCATACGCCCTATTTGAAAGGATTGATTAGAATGGCAAATGGTCATCTCtcctattttctttcttttcacttttctttCTAACGAAGCATTCTCACAATtgattttctttccattttcccACTCTTTCCTCCTATCTCCTCCACTTTTTCACTCAACCAAACATATCCTTAAACTCGTTCTTTGAAGGCATTTGTGGTCGAAACTCTTGCAATTAAATTGTGTTATAATACATCGCAATATATGACGTCgaataattgttgaatgtaatttGTCAAAAGCTGTTTAAATATTAAAAGTATGCCTCAAATTCCCTAGCGATGTTGTCTGTCCTGGGCGATATTATTAATCAAACCACTTTTTTAGAATCTGAATGTTTTAGCCATGTTGCTAGATTTAAGAACAAAGTAGCAGACTGATTGGAAAAAAAATCTGCTACTAGAAGTGAGACCTGCCCACCATCCTGACAGTTTGCCATTCTTGTTGAACTTAAAAATCTCTTTCATACTTGTCTTTCATGAAAAGAATTTTTATTGATCCacccaaaaaaattaaattagtaaattaaaaatttaacttgACCAAATGCAAGtttttttcttataaaaataatacaaaaagaaaaattaccaaaatgataTAAAGGAAAGATTAATTACGAGATTGGGTTGAAATCTATAGTGAAAATGGGTCCCACCACACTAAACTTTGCCACCATTCTTCACCTAATAAAGATGTAGGGAAAACATGATTTTTTAAGTGGTGTTGTCTGATATATTGGTGGTATcggtataaattttttaaaaatatcaaaaaatgggatatgggataaaaatatatatttttggtgtCGCCTGACATATTGGCGACACTGatgttaatttattttttaaaaataagttgacaaaaaaaaaattataaaaagagaaaaaaaaagttgaaaaaaagGGGTTAGTCAAGCAACACCGAGCTGACACATTGCCATTCAATGTGACCAATCAATCACGGGCTCAACCCCGACCCttctttttcaaccttttttttttttcctttttccttctcttATACAAGCAACTGGTCCACCATCCCCCAACTCAGATTTTCAGTTGTGTTGGAATTTTGAAGGAAATTTTATTTATGTTGGAGTTTTATATAGAATTTGTGATAGTTTTAAGGTATGTTTTTATTATTTGtaacaataattttatttatgttgGAGTTTTATATAGAATTTGTGATAGTTTTAAGGTATGTTTTTATTATTTGTAACAATAATTTGTATATtatatgtatgtttatattttaatttattgtttattttagatttaatatttaagattatattttgtttgtaaaAATTGTATTTGTGTTAAAGTTTTAGAGATAGATTATGATAGTTTTAATAGATTATGATAGTTTTaatgtatgtgttaaagttttagaGATAGATTATGATGGTTTTAATGTATGTTCTTTTTAGTTTGTAATAataatttgtattttatttataatatttagatTTAATGTTTAAGATTATATTTTAGTTTGTAAAACAAATTGTTTTGTTGTTTGTGTtggagttttttattttttattaatattttatgtttgtaatttatattttactagattaattatgtttatatatatattttagtaaagGTACTTAAATTTCAGTTGCAAACATCCGAATTAaggtaatttattttaataattttttgtttagttggtgattaatattattatgtggaaattttatttaaataaaaactttaaaattatttgaaaatgagTTTTGCTAAATATCATTAGGTAAAAACAATATTGTTTTAAAGTGATATGTTTATTCAATTTTGTTGGCGTAGATATCAAGAAGGGTTCATTTATTAGAGAAACCGATCACACTAACATGATAATTAATGTATTGGTAAAAGAAAATTGCTACTTGCTATTCAAGGGTATTTTATAAATTTGCACgtcattatttttttaattggCATATTTAACTAATATGGTAATTTTTTATGAATATAGGGTGAGTACTGCGTCTTAACAGTGCAAGTCCATTGTCTGAGCAACCAGTCAAACGAATATATTTTCCCATATTCGGCTGTCATGGGATTTGGAACGGCAACATTGATTAGGATGTTTGAGCTTAGGGCTAACTTGATATCCGCCTTGGTTGAGAGGTGGCGCCTAGAGACCTACACATTTCATTTATCGTGTGGAGAGTGCATCATCACCTTAGAAGATGTTGCATTGCAACTTGGGCTCCAAGTTGACGATGTTCCGATCACAGGTTCAAGTAAAGTGATCGAACCTACGTAACCTTGTTATCAGTTGCTTGGATGATCGTCGGGTGATGGTGGTGCTAAGTTTACCAATTTGAAATTTTCTTGGTTAAAATGAAATATCGAAACTTTACCGAGTAATGCCTTTGAGTGGGAGAAGATGTGTGCTGCTCGGGTGTATATACTGAAGCTAATAAGGGGTACTCATGCTAAACACATGTAATAATAAAGTCCACTTGATGTACTTGCCTTTGTTGGTTGCTTTTCAAGTTGCCAGTTTGTATAGTTGGGGTTCAACAGTATTAGTAACGTTGTACCATGAGCTTTGTCACATGATACACAATGCATAAGCGGGCGCCTACTAATGCTGCAATCCTGGGCGTTGTACAAGATGTCATTTCTGCCATAACTAAGTCACTAACAATATGTTTTCGCCCTTGTaaataggtaaaaaaaaaattaaaacatcagtGAAGAactattttttatgaaaatgttatCTAGCAAGTTTGCTATCTTTTCATATGGTTTACTTGTCAGGGGATCGAAAAATCCAAAACCCTTGTTGTGCACAGACAAATGATTAAGGTATACATTGAGGATGAGgtaatattttttcaaaataaaattatattcatGTCATGCAATTATTTTTGTTATATTATTTTACCCATGTCACTATAACCATGTTATTAACTGTGCAATTCGTGTGGATGTCATATCTTGCATTAGATGCTACGAGTATAATTCCCCAATTGGCTTACCACCATTCATACTTGTGGTGCATTAACACACTCGTGTTTAATTTTTCAATTGTTGAGTGGTACAACGAGAATCGAGTTTTGGGACAATTTGAGAGTAAACTTCAACAATGTCCATGATATTAATAAGAggggaaaatatacaaaaaaaaattggACATTGGAGCACCAACGATGGATTGTAATGTGGAACGCTTGGATGGATAGGAAGGTTTAGTTGGAATTTTGTATGGGGGATTTCACGCCCTCGATCCATTACCAGTGTCGGTACATGGAAAACGGGTTGTTGTATTTGTTTGGTGGCCAATTGATAATAGTCCCTAGACACATGCACCGATGAGGGCATTAGCAAAGTGGGCCTACTCGATCCCATCATCGTCGAAGACATCCATTTCTTTCTTCTGAGCCTGAGCCTGAGCTTGAATCGGCGAGGAAACACAATCGGAGGGTAGTTTTTATTATCCAGAATTGCGAAATGACAGTTGTGCACTGAAGTTCCAAAGCTACGCCTCTTATCCGGATATGCCTTGTTCCGGTTCTGATTATCAACAACCGAGACCATCAACGATGGTTGATATGTTTAGCTCCAAACCTTCTGATCAAATCTTTTGGATATATGATTTTTTGAGTTACTTTGATACACCCCAAAGTTCATCAATGGATGATGAGAATGCAGGTTCGGATGAGGAAAACATTAAGCTCCCAATTGACCATTGTGAGCAACCCAGACGTCAATGAAGGGCACCACAATGTTTCACCCTACAGACAACTCCATCCAACCATCAATTTTGATACATGTAAATTGTGAGGTAATTGTACCATCATTTTTTCTAATAAACTTTATTTGTAATTATTTACAAAGTTTCATTTTTTCCCttcattttgaaaattattttgtgcttatttttcaaaaaaatataattaacaaattgtttaaattaaaaaattaatttaaaaattttcttaccataaattttaattaacttaTGGAATTTTTTCAATATTGTTTGAATTAATGTTAAAtaggaaattaaatatttttcatgcCATATATTTTTCTTATCGTGATTTTAACTTATTATCATAGATGAATTTAATGCATATTGTTTCAATTTTGTAATAAAGGCAAGCTTGCTCAAAATTATGAAGAATCATAACAATAGCATAGAAATAAATTTAATTCAatctgtgaaaatgattaaaatatatttgaatatCATATACATAAATTTATATTTGCCTCAAGTGTGACGATTGTCCAAGATGGAAGTTCCGATGGGGGCCCTTGTTTTGACTATGGCCAACAATTCTACATAGACCACAACGTTTGGGTTTACCCTGCTCCCTCAAGTCCATGTTACTCCGAATCCTACTAGGTAACGGCCAATATTGGGTACCCTACGTAGCCTCGAGTTTGGGAGCAACTTGAATGAAAGTGGAGGCACTTCCTATGTCGAGATATCCCCAAAAGTGGGGAACTCATTTTCCCAGATACGTAATGTGCATTCTAGCGTGTACACCTTATCGATATATTGGTCACAATTGACATTGGCCCATGCACATGCTGCAACTATTGGAAAAAAATTTGgtttgaaaatagttttcttgTAGAacggaaaaataaaaattttgaaaactgagcctgtttataatatttatagcaataaatttTTCCTCGAAATAATACCTGTGCTTTGAACGAGATGGATCCTAGACGTTCCAATTTTCAATCGAATAATCTTCTCTGCTATTCTCATCCCACGAACTCCTTCAAGTCTGGGTTCGAACAATTTCGAATCAAACATAGAATTAGAAATAATTTTCTTACTTTTAGTTGGAAAGTAAATCTCTCTTTTATAGAAATCGATAGTATTGTTATTcccagaaaatagaatttatactaaaaataaattcTGACTTATTTCTAGGCAAAATAAAAATATCTCAAAGTTATGTGTTTTTAGCCCTAacagtgtcatctatttatagggaaagGTAGTGGAACCCTAGTCGAATTAGTAAAATCCAAACAATATCCATTTAATAGAAAAATAGTCCCCTAGTTGAAGTAAGAGAGAGAAGGGCGGCTAACCTTAGTTACTAGGGTTAGTCTCCCATCATACTTGTTATGAGAGGTTTTGGGCCTCTCTTGTATCAGATCCAAATATATGTACTTCTTAGACTTTTAACCCAGCACTTTATAGTTTAATCCAACCTaatacatatttttctatttcccaaaataaatattatttattcaattaattttaaataatttaaattttcaattaaatagtTTTCTAAACCTAATTCTAATTCTATTAAAATCATTGCAATTTTAACGaaaaataatttatgaaaaatatatttaatttctactTGCAATGATTcacaatgaccaattaatttaatttaatttaattttaaaacttcaattaattaaaaattaattcaaaaacttaaattaattctcataCTTAGCGAGAAACCACATTTATTTCGAAATGTAACTGATTTTTCTAAGTTTATCATTCCTATTCGTttctgttcatttgattcaacatgcaattcatttctggtttcaacgagctaacgga encodes:
- the LOC108474448 gene encoding ranBP2-type zinc finger protein At1g67325-like isoform X2, with product MSQVDNRNSSAAKRARTDGSRREDDWTCPSCGNANFSFRTTCNMRNCTQPRPAVHNSKSAGKPLQVPQSYSSSAPYVGSGAPSSMYLSVPPYGSSLFNGSSIPPYEAPFSGGSAYHYNYGSRLSGGSPFRPLHMPSGPPPYSSGPMIGNGIGGMYGVPPLMDRYGLGLPMAPPPMGPRPGFFPDDKLQKKDTTRDDDWTCPKCGNINFSFRTVCNMRKCNTPKPGSQTPKSDKSSKQKMPEGSWKCEKCSNINYPFRTKCNRQNCGAEKPAESKKSPSPTANENDQ
- the LOC108474448 gene encoding ranBP2-type zinc finger protein At1g67325-like isoform X1, whose amino-acid sequence is MSQVDNRNSSAAKRARTDGSRREDDWTCPSCGNANFSFRTTCNMRNCTQPRPAVHNSKSAGKPLQVPQSYSSSAPYVGSGAPSSMYLSVPPYGSSLFNGSSIPPYEAPFSGGSAYHYNYGSRLSGGSPFRPLHMPSGPPPYSSGPMIGNGGMYGVPPLMDRYGLGLPMAPPPMGPRPGFFPDDKLQKKDTTRDDDWTCPKCGNINFSFRTVCNMRKCNTPKPGSQTPKSDKSSKQKMPEGSWKCEKCSNINYPFRTKCNRQNCGAEKPAESKKSPSPTANENDQVCDLMQFLFHVVCYLKLLFLLPTFVHITNSVSVLYFKLFLVKDLYGLSDCVLKCHYYYIFLHFYGEDTVEFYGFTEVFICLSFH
- the LOC108474448 gene encoding ranBP2-type zinc finger protein At1g67325-like isoform X3 yields the protein MSQVDNRNSSAAKRARTDGSRREDDWTCPSCGNANFSFRTTCNMRNCTQPRPAVHNSKSAGKPLQVPQSYSSSAPYVGSGAPSSMYLSVPPYGSSLFNGSSIPPYEAPFSGGSAYHYNYGSRLSGGSPFRPLHMPSGPPPYSSGPMIGNGGMYGVPPLMDRYGLGLPMAPPPMGPRPGFFPDDKLQKKDTTRDDDWTCPKCGNINFSFRTVCNMRKCNTPKPGSQTPKSDKSSKQKMPEGSWKCEKCSNINYPFRTKCNRQNCGAEKPAESKKSPSPTANENDQ